One genomic segment of Rivularia sp. PCC 7116 includes these proteins:
- a CDS encoding CU044_2847 family protein, producing the protein MAEKQLVEFALEDGTKFLVEVEKPAGQTGIPPKPVSRDGGLAVTPAGKTFNKALDDVRPVLATVVSKLKDVSPDETEVKFGVKLAANAGVVFTSLGSEVTFEVTVKWKKESKESA; encoded by the coding sequence ATGGCAGAAAAACAACTGGTTGAATTTGCGCTAGAAGATGGCACAAAGTTTTTAGTTGAAGTAGAAAAGCCAGCAGGACAAACTGGTATACCTCCCAAACCTGTATCTCGCGATGGTGGACTAGCTGTTACACCAGCAGGCAAAACATTTAATAAGGCTTTGGATGATGTAAGACCTGTTCTTGCAACTGTTGTTTCTAAGCTTAAGGATGTTAGTCCTGATGAAACTGAAGTGAAATTTGGAGTAAAGCTGGCTGCTAATGCTGGAGTGGTATTTACTTCTTTGGGAAGTGAGGTAACTTTTGAAGTTACGGTGAAGTGGAAAAAGGAATCGAAGGAATCGGCGTAG